One part of the Lachnospiraceae bacterium JLR.KK002 genome encodes these proteins:
- a CDS encoding sigma-70 family RNA polymerase sigma factor: MFRYLLLLDTDEEREFFQFIYQEYRQEMFCIARAILKNEADAEDMVHETFLILTDHLNKIMDSESYKVRDYIMTTVRHRCFNLYRKRQIQECSGLEEWETGEILEKGPDTILEETELQELVTGLLKGLKSPYGEVLTLQYYHELSVQEIAEEMDTTPDNVRHISMRARKKLQGVLKERGLWDEREGVRI; encoded by the coding sequence ATGTTCCGGTATTTACTGCTGCTGGACACAGACGAGGAACGGGAATTCTTTCAGTTTATTTATCAGGAGTACAGGCAGGAGATGTTCTGCATTGCCCGTGCAATTCTGAAAAACGAAGCGGATGCGGAGGATATGGTTCACGAGACATTTCTGATTCTGACTGACCACCTGAACAAGATTATGGACAGCGAGTCCTATAAGGTTCGGGATTATATTATGACCACGGTCAGACATCGGTGCTTTAATCTGTACCGAAAGAGACAGATACAGGAATGCAGCGGGCTGGAAGAATGGGAGACGGGAGAGATTCTGGAAAAGGGCCCGGATACCATTCTGGAGGAAACAGAATTGCAGGAACTGGTAACCGGTCTGCTGAAAGGGCTGAAATCTCCTTATGGAGAAGTGCTGACTCTGCAGTATTACCATGAGCTGAGCGTGCAGGAAATTGCAGAGGAGATGGATACGACGCCGGATAACGTCAGGCATATTTCCATGCGTGCCAGAAAGAAACTGCAGGGCGTCCTGAAAGAGCGGGGGCTCTGGGACGAGAGAGAAGGCGTCCGGATTTGA
- the cas6 gene encoding CRISPR-associated endoribonuclease Cas6: MLASLQMELKTENNDFIPYQKAVILQGILMEQVEAEYAAKLHEPGLHPYSQRVISQNGRNIWTVCTTNREAYQELILPLESDGFTGFYMEDDDWKVSVVQKQLLKIGKSEFMDNYYFQDSDRYIQVAFQTPTAFKSQEEYVRMPTLQLIYQSLMKKYDAASEDETVESEEVLEQLLKYSRIVQYQLHSCSYSVHGKRIPAFMGQIKIRINGPQAMVNFLNLLFHFGEYAGIGIKTAMGMGAIRITEGRKR; encoded by the coding sequence ATGCTGGCAAGTTTACAGATGGAACTGAAAACAGAAAACAATGATTTTATACCATATCAGAAGGCGGTCATACTGCAGGGCATTCTGATGGAGCAGGTGGAAGCAGAGTATGCCGCAAAGCTCCATGAGCCGGGGCTTCATCCTTACAGCCAGCGGGTAATCAGTCAGAATGGACGAAATATCTGGACTGTCTGCACCACGAACCGGGAAGCATATCAGGAACTGATTCTGCCGCTGGAAAGTGATGGGTTTACAGGCTTTTATATGGAGGATGACGACTGGAAGGTGTCTGTGGTTCAGAAACAGCTTCTGAAAATTGGAAAAAGCGAATTTATGGACAATTATTATTTTCAGGATTCGGACCGGTATATCCAGGTGGCTTTTCAGACGCCCACTGCCTTTAAGAGCCAGGAGGAATATGTCCGTATGCCCACATTGCAGTTGATTTATCAGAGCCTGATGAAAAAATATGATGCGGCTTCTGAAGATGAGACGGTGGAGAGTGAGGAAGTTCTGGAACAGCTTCTGAAATACAGCAGAATTGTGCAGTACCAGCTTCACAGCTGCAGCTATTCCGTGCATGGAAAACGGATTCCGGCATTTATGGGGCAGATAAAAATAAGAATCAATGGCCCTCAGGCCATGGTGAATTTTCTGAATCTGCTGTTTCACTTTGGAGAATATGCGGGAATCGGAATAAAAACAGCCATGGGGATGGGAGCCATCAGGATCACAGAAGGGAGAAAAAGATGA
- the cysK gene encoding cysteine synthase A encodes MSNIYQGTLNLIGNTPLVEAANLEKSHGLKAKLLVKLEYFNPAGSVKDRIARAMIEDAEAAGKLKEGSVIIEPTSGNTGIGLAAIAAAKGYRLILTMPETMSVERRNILKAYGAELVLTEGAEGMKGAIARAEELAEEIPGSFLPGQFENPANPEIHRKTTGPEIWADTDGKVDIFVAGVGTGGTITGVGEYLKSQNPQIQIVAVEPASSPVLSQGTGGPHKIQGIGAGFVPATLNTEVYDEVIPVENEDAFAAAKEIARTEGVLVGISSGAALHAALELAKRPEQEGKTIVALLPDSGDRYYSTPLFVD; translated from the coding sequence ATGTCAAATATTTATCAGGGAACTCTGAATCTGATTGGAAACACCCCTCTTGTGGAGGCGGCTAACCTGGAGAAAAGCCATGGACTGAAAGCAAAGCTCCTGGTGAAACTGGAATATTTTAATCCGGCGGGCAGTGTAAAGGACCGTATTGCCAGAGCCATGATTGAGGATGCGGAAGCTGCGGGTAAGCTGAAAGAAGGTTCCGTAATCATTGAACCTACCTCCGGAAATACAGGAATCGGCCTTGCAGCCATTGCAGCCGCCAAAGGGTACCGGTTGATTCTCACCATGCCGGAAACCATGAGCGTGGAGCGCAGAAATATTTTAAAGGCTTACGGGGCGGAACTGGTGCTCACAGAGGGCGCAGAAGGCATGAAGGGGGCCATTGCCAGGGCGGAAGAACTGGCAGAGGAAATTCCGGGCAGCTTTCTTCCCGGACAGTTTGAAAATCCGGCAAATCCGGAAATCCACAGAAAAACTACCGGGCCGGAAATCTGGGCAGATACCGATGGAAAGGTGGATATTTTTGTGGCAGGGGTTGGAACCGGCGGCACCATTACCGGGGTGGGAGAATACCTGAAATCACAGAATCCGCAGATTCAGATAGTGGCAGTGGAGCCCGCTTCCTCTCCGGTACTGTCCCAGGGGACAGGAGGCCCTCATAAAATTCAGGGAATCGGCGCAGGATTTGTGCCGGCTACGCTGAATACAGAGGTGTATGACGAAGTGATTCCGGTGGAAAATGAGGATGCTTTTGCAGCGGCAAAAGAGATTGCCAGGACAGAAGGAGTCCTGGTGGGGATTTCTTCCGGGGCCGCGCTGCACGCGGCTCTGGAGCTGGCAAAACGTCCGGAACAGGAAGGAAAAACCATTGTGGCGTTGCTGCCGGACAGCGGAGACCGGTATTATTCCACACCATTGTTTGTGGATTAG
- a CDS encoding helix-turn-helix transcriptional regulator, translated as MSQYQLISKYSFSAGQLFRLRKNENVSTRTLNTLCGISDCELRDIAIYKKNENE; from the coding sequence ATTTCGCAATACCAGCTAATCAGTAAATACAGTTTTTCAGCCGGACAATTATTCCGTCTGAGAAAAAATGAAAATGTATCTACACGTACGCTGAACACATTATGCGGGATATCAGATTGTGAATTACGTGACATTGCCATATACAAAAAGAACGAAAATGAATGA
- a CDS encoding O-acetylhomoserine aminocarboxypropyltransferase/cysteine synthase family protein — protein MSRIPYTDRKLKFETLQLHVGQEQPDPVTDARAVPIYATSSYVFHNSDHAAARFGLKDAGNIYGRLTNPTQDIFEQRIAALEGGVGALAVSSGAAAVTYTIQNLAKSGEHIVAANNIYGGSYNLLAHTLPEYGITTTFVEPSRPEHFAEAIQENTRAVFIETLGNPLSDVSDIQAIAEVAHEHRIPLVVDNTFATPYLVRPIEYGADIVVHSATKFIGGHGTVIGGVIVDSGKFDWEASGKFPGLTEPNESYHGVVFAQAAGPAAFVTKIRAILLRDTGATLSPFHAFLFLQGLETLSLRVERHVENALKVVEYLSGHPQVEQVHHPSLSEDAGQQDLYRKYFPHGGGSIFTFEIKGDDRTAKDFIDNLELFSLLANVADVKSLAIHPASTTHSQLNDQELKEQGICRNTIRLSVGTEHIDDIIEDLEQAFQAVNSK, from the coding sequence ATGAGCAGAATACCATACACGGACAGGAAGTTAAAATTTGAAACGCTGCAGCTTCATGTGGGACAGGAGCAGCCGGATCCGGTTACGGACGCGCGGGCAGTTCCAATTTATGCCACATCTTCTTATGTATTTCACAACTCCGATCATGCGGCGGCCCGGTTCGGCCTGAAAGATGCGGGAAATATTTACGGAAGGCTTACCAATCCCACGCAGGATATTTTCGAACAGCGGATTGCCGCTCTGGAAGGAGGAGTTGGGGCATTGGCCGTGTCTTCCGGGGCAGCGGCAGTTACTTATACCATTCAGAATCTGGCGAAAAGCGGGGAACACATAGTAGCGGCCAACAATATATACGGAGGAAGCTATAACCTGCTGGCACATACGCTGCCGGAATATGGAATTACCACAACTTTTGTGGAGCCTTCCCGCCCGGAACATTTTGCAGAAGCCATACAGGAAAATACCAGAGCCGTATTTATCGAAACGCTGGGAAATCCCCTCTCGGATGTAAGCGATATTCAGGCCATCGCAGAAGTTGCCCACGAGCACAGAATTCCGCTGGTGGTGGATAACACCTTTGCGACACCGTATCTGGTGCGGCCCATAGAATACGGTGCGGACATTGTGGTGCATTCCGCTACGAAATTTATCGGCGGACACGGAACGGTCATCGGCGGCGTTATTGTGGACAGCGGTAAATTCGACTGGGAGGCTTCCGGGAAATTTCCTGGTCTGACAGAGCCCAATGAGAGTTATCACGGAGTAGTTTTCGCACAGGCGGCGGGACCGGCGGCCTTTGTTACAAAAATCCGGGCCATTCTGCTCAGAGACACCGGGGCCACTCTTTCTCCGTTTCATGCATTTCTGTTTCTGCAGGGGCTGGAAACATTGTCTCTGCGGGTGGAGCGCCATGTGGAAAATGCATTGAAGGTGGTGGAATACCTGAGCGGCCATCCTCAGGTGGAACAGGTACATCATCCTTCCCTTTCCGAAGACGCAGGGCAGCAGGACCTGTACCGGAAATACTTCCCGCACGGAGGTGGTTCCATTTTTACTTTTGAAATCAAAGGGGATGACCGGACAGCCAAAGATTTTATTGACAATCTGGAACTGTTTTCCCTGCTGGCAAATGTGGCGGACGTGAAATCCCTTGCCATCCATCCTGCTTCCACCACCCATTCCCAGTTGAATGACCAGGAATTAAAAGAACAGGGAATCTGCAGAAATACCATCCGCCTGTCTGTGGGCACCGAGCATATTGACGATATTATTGAAGATCTGGAACAGGCGTTTCAGGCTGTAAACAGCAAATAA